A window of Bdellovibrio svalbardensis genomic DNA:
CAAAATGCTCCTGAGTTAACTTACGAAGAGGAACTTATAACTCTGCTTCTTGATAAAACAAAATCGAAGTACGGCGCCTATCGCTTGCAAAGAACCTTTGTGGGGGCCTCACAAAATCGCGCTATTCTCGAGTTGGATAAAAATACTTTGGACGTTTTTAGCACTATGACAAGCCATGAAAGAGAGGAACTTGCGCACCCCATCCGTTATTGCATGTACAAAGGCCTTCTGGGTGTTCGCGCAGCCCTGATCAAAAATGACTCCAACAAAGAATTGGAAAAGATCGCAAGCCTGCAGAATTTAAGAAGATATAAAATTGGCCAAGCCTTCGATTGGCCCGACCACTTTATCCAGGAAAGCAGCGGGCTCAATGTCATGAGCTTTCCAAATCTTGATAAAGGCATCCGCCAACTTCGCGAGTCCCGCATCGATCTTTTGCCTTTGGGAATTGTTGAAATCTATCCGGTCGCCGCAAAAAATCATCTGAAAGTTATCAATAGCTGGGTGCTGGCCTACCTTGCCCCCTACTACTATTTCGTATCGAAGAGCAATTCGACTTTAATCAGAAGACTTGAAGAAGGCTTTGAATTGACTATCAAGGACGGAAGCTTTGACGCTCTCTTCAATAAGAAAATTGGCCCCCTGTTAAAAGAAGCTCACTTAGACCAGAGAAAGGTCATCTATCTAAGAAACCCCATGCTCCCCGACGACCTACCGCTTCAGAATAAAGAGCGTTGGCATCCCTTTGTTCGTCAGCAACTGATTCCGCGGGAGCAACGAAGCAGAAACTAATATTTCTATTGAGAGCTTTCTTCCGCGACAAGCATGCTGGTTATGCACTTGGTATTAAAAGTGGTTCCAGAAAATGGCGTCGTCATCGAGCGGGTCAAAGTTTTCGACGTTGAATCGAAACTAAATTTTTCAATAGCATTTGCCAAAGCCGTTGAGCCATTTGCAACGTAAACACTGCCCGTGGAGGAGTCATAGGTCATTGCAGAAATACCTCTTAGCACGGAGGTATTTTCATAGGCCTTTGTAGCCCCCGTGATCGCTCCCGTACTTTCATTGACGTTGTATGCATAGATATAATCTTGATTGGCTGTACTGCTGGACCAGGCAACCAAAAGATAACCAGTTGTGGCTCCCGCAGCAGTGGGAATATAGACCATAGCTGTCGGAAAAGTCGTTGTCGCAGGCGCCGCCGGAGGCGCCGTACAATCAGCGCTGGAGTTATAGCCGGTAGTATTATTTATAAATAGCACGCGATTATTGGGTGTCGCTGCCGCATGGGCAATTATATATTTCCCGTTTGGCAAAGCGACTGCAGAAGTTATCAAAGTATTATTGGTGGTCCCACAGTTGGCTCCCCCCGTGGGACTATTTATGAACGGATTGGCTCCGACTGTGACACGCCCTTTGGAAGAAGATATTTTCTCTGCCGCCACCGATTTTGAAATCAAAAGTCCACCATCCGGCGTGGACATCATGCTGCGAACAACATGGGCTGCGGTATTCGTTAATGAAGCTGAATCGCTGTAATAAGTGGAGAAAGAGTTTCCACCGGCCTTTTTGACGAGATCAATACGACGAAGATTTGTGCTGCTGTTCTCTACAAGCACCAAAATATTTTCGGAGTCATAATCAACAAGTGCTTGAGGACGATCTGCCGCATTCACACTGTTGTAATCAAGAACGACAGAATCAACGACACCTGTATCTAATTTTACTTTTGAAACTGTTCTTGACGGAGTCTCTGCCGTCAGACCGTTGCCTACATAGCAAGTCCCTGATGAAACAAAAAGATAGCGCGGAGTTTCGACATCGCTGCTATTGGGCTTGCAAGAAACCAGACCTATGGCTAAACCAAAAACCAAAACATTCCACAAAGCTCTCATATATTGAAACTCCTCAGTCCCAATTTGATAGATCGGTAAAATGTTAAGGATTCTTTACTTAATGTTATGAAATGAATCAAAAATAAGCGATATTATAGAAGTATCATGAGATTTATTTTATTTTACCAAAGTTAATCTCTTAATGAATCTTTACATCAGCGACCATAGGACGGCCCCGATGCGAGATATTTGTTCAATCAAAGTATGTTTACTTACATTTGCATTAAGTACTTTTGTTGGACCTAAGTCTTACGCCTCCAGCCCTATTGAATTCAGCTCAACGAAGCTCAATCTCTTTCAGGAAATCTACTCCGGTGAGTCTTACAAATCTCTTGCTCAAGGCTCACCTGGCTTCGGAATTGAGTTCTCTCGCGATGCCGGGGGCACCTACTTCCGCACTTACGCCAAAGGCCGCTTTGGCGCTTCCTCTGGAAAACAAAAATTTCTGGATGGAAGTTCGCAGGTCAACGCCGACTACTCCTACTATTTCACGCAGGGAGAACTGGGTTTGCAGGTCTACCCGATCGCACGCCGCGATGTGGGTGTTAATCTCTTCATTGGTGCTGGTGGTGTGCTCGGTCTAAACTCTTTGGGCCTCAAACCGATCTCTGGTTCATTCTCTCAACTCAAAGCACAACAACAGGCCATTGCCTTCGGATACATTGCTTCAATCGGTCTTGAGATGATTTTTTCTGGAGCTAACAGCCGCCATTTCATGGGCACACTGGAAGCCGCCTATCGACAACAGCAGGCCGCATTGGCAGGCCAAGATGAGTTCGACTTGGGTGGTCTGAGTATTTCAGTCGGAATGGGCTGGTAAAAAGAAAGCTTTGTCCTTAGAACAAAGCTTTCTTTTCCGATTTCTTATTTAGTCTTTTTACATTTTTCCAGGAACTTTTCAGGCACACCATCAAGCTGTCTTAGGTCCACAGTTCCGTCCTTATCTTTGAAAACTTTGAACTCGTCCATACAAGAACCTGGAGTTTGGAAGGCATACAAAATTCCTGATAGAGATTTCTGCAAACCAGAGTTCGCTCGGGAAATCTGCTCGAATGCCGGAGTCGAAGAACAAACTTTCTCGCGATTTTTTCTGTATCCATCAAGTTCTGATGAGATCGTGTGAGATTCACGGCGATACTTATCCAACGCAATTGAAGAATCGTATTTCACCAGAGTTGCGGAAGCCGCCTGTGAATCCAATTCATCTGAAAGTTTGATCAGCTTTTTTTCAATTTCCACGAACAAATCATTCTTATAACGACTGACTTCTGACAAAGCAGCAGAGCGTTTCACTTCGTTGAGCTTTTTAAATTGTTCAGCATTGGCATCTATCAAAAAGGCTCTTTCATAACCAGCTTTGCTTTTCACCGTGACGTATGCAGAAATACCCGCTTGATCAATGAAAACCGCAAGTTCATCAGGCTGCATCGCCTTCTTACCATCTTTGGTGACCCACTGACAGTTAAGGTTAATCCCCGAATCACGAATAGAACAATAAAGTTCCGTCATACTTGACTCGGCTGCATGCGCATTCAAGCCAAAACTTGCAAGTAAACCACTCACCAACAATAAATTGATATAGCTCTTCATCTTCCCGTTCTCCTTAATTTTAAATCTACAATCCATTATCCCACGTCCATGTATATCCGACCGTCAAAGAAAAGCTGGTCGCTTTGGTGCTCCAGTTATCTGTAAAGCTGCCTGTCGTCCCGTGAACTTTGGCATCGCGATAGCTGTATTCGGCACCCGCAGTAAAATAGTTCAAACTTTTTTGACTTAAGAAATTAAATTCAATCTTCGCTTTGATCTTGCTGTCTGAATCAACACCCAAATTAGAACTCTGCCCTTGGCGCAAACCATAGAGATACTCTAGGTTGGTGTTTAGATATGCAAAGGGTCCAAGCTCCCGCTGATAGCCCAACAGCAAACCCAGCACCATGTCTTTGATGCTGGTAATTTCCAGGTCCGTTGCATTGGTAAAATTCAACGAAGGAAAAGCATCTAATCCAGCGACCCCACCGTAACAGATTTTATTCAGAGCATGACTTAAAACATCACAGTAGATCACTCTTCCCAAGAGAGTATCAATATTTGCGGTGGACTTTTGAACCTGATAAGTTCCCAAGTCTTTACTCGAAACCGAAAATGCTGAGTGCGAATATTCAAGCTCTGCATTCAAATTCGGATTCACCAAAAAACGTCCAAAGACATTAAAGCTGTTGTAAGATGCTGAAGAGAAATTCAAAGGCAAGCTGTTGTACTCTTGCTTGAATCCCGTCGAAGTTGGGGCGTAAAAAAGACCAAACTGAAAGCGAGGATACCCGACATAGCCTGTGAATGGCTGATCGTTTTGGATATTGTTGACCGGATCCGCACCGACAGCGCCAGCACTGGTGGGATCCACAGCTTTAAATTGAAGCTGAGTTTTCTCTTTGCCGTAAGAGGGTTCTGCTGAACTATTGAATTGATACTCCTGGGCTTCCGAGTTTTGCGACAAGAGTAAAAATATTACGATAAAAATTGCTATGATGACGGACTTGTCTAATTTATCCAACTTGTCGAACTTGTTGTTGTCTATCATGATGATGTCCATTAGTTGTATTTTACCTTTGTTGAATTTTTTCAAAACCCATGACAGCTTACTATTTGAAGCACATGCAGTTTATGGTCGCGCTATTCGCCGTTGTGATCGCAGCCGTTAACTGAACAAAGATGTTACTAGCGGCGGTCGTTGCTAGTGCGCTAAATCCTGGTTTAATAGCATTAACAGCATTTGTCGTGGGAGCGGGCCCCAAAGTCGCGTGAACGGTGTTGATATTGCAGTTACAACCCCAACCCGCGCCACCGGCTGCAATACCTGTACAACCCGTGACAGTTTGTGTAGCCGTAGCTGTAGCGGCAACCGAACAAGTCACAATACCTGTTGTGATCGCCTTCCCGCCAGATCCAATTGTAACCCCGCCAGTACCACTAGTGATTGTTGTCGTTGAGGCACCACCGGTATTGCCCAGAGTCACGTTGCCAGAGCTCGTACTTCCGATTTGAATTGCGCCCGTACCCGCCGCTACTGGCGCAATAGTAATACCTCCACCCGCACCCGTTGCAGTGATATTTACCGCAGTGGCTGTCGTCCCTGCCGATGTAATTGTTCCCGCATTAGGCAACGTCAAAGTACCACCTAATGTCGTATTTCCTGTCACACCCAAAGTTCCACCCACAGTTGCATTATTAGTGACTGCCAAAGCTGTCCCTGCAGCACTAAAGGTCGTCGCGTTGGATAATGTCGTTGGAATCCGTGCAACGGGAACCGTCCCTGATGCGAGATTTGAAGCATTCAAGTTTGTGAGGCTTGAGCCATCCAGTGCCGGAAGAGTTCCTGAGATATTTGCGGCGTTAAGACTCGTTAGATTTGCACCGCTGGCTACTGGCAATGTCGCCGGGAATCGAGCGTCGGGAATGGTTCCACTGGTTAACTGAGTCGCATTCAAACTTGTCAAGTTAGCACCGCTGGCTGCGGGCATTGTTGCCGGAAACCTTGCGTCCGGAACTGTTCCAGAAGTCAGCGCGCTGGCATTTAATGACGTTAAGTTAGCACCACTAGACGCTGGCAATGTTGCTGGGAAACTTCCACTTGGAATTGTTCCGGAAATATTGCTCGCCGTGATATTCGTCAATGCCGAGCCATCCCATGCGGGCATCGTATCCGAAGCTGCCATTTTTGCCGCTGTCACTGCTGAGCTTGCAATCGCAGCCGTGTCAACACCACCAGCGACAACTGTATTCGCTTTATCCGCGAGCAATGCCAAAGGAACCGGTGAAGCTTGGACGTCAAAACTCACTGCATTGCCATCAACGGTCGTTTGCACATTCACTGCCAAACTCCCCGCGGCCGCCGCTGCCAAACTCGCAGAGTCAATGTTTCCACCGTAAGGAGCCGAAGAAGCTCCGGATAGACCTTGAGAGAAGAAACCTCCACTCACTGCCACCGAAACTGTTTTTGTCCAGAAATAAGTGGCACCGGAGCGAATTGCGAATGTCATGCTGTAGTTTCCGTCAGAAACCGCAGAGCCTGTCGCTTTTCGCAAGTAACCCTGAACATAAATTGTATTCATAGTAGGTCCCGCGGAAGCGACACCAGAACAAAGAACCAACATAAGACTGAAAATATAGTTGAGTGTTTTAATATTGTTCATCTTCCACCACCTTATGGATTTAATTGCTGAGCACCGACAGCGATAGGACCAATTTGTAATTGAACTCTTTGATTTGCTGGCAGAGCGGAATTCAGATCCAATGATCTGCCGCTCACACTTCCTACACTTCCAATCATCGAAGCTGCCGTATTCACCGGACCACCCGCAAAGCCGACAGTACCGCCAGCGTTAACAGATGAGGCCAAGGCGCTCGTTGTTGGAGAGTAGGAAACACTTAACAAGCTGGATCCAGAAGTGTTTCCAGCGCGGTCTTTGACCGTGAAGTCCAAATTTCTGGTTTGCCCTTCAGTAAGGTCAAAGTCATAGGTGAACGTAGTTGCCGTCGGATAGGCAACTGTTCCACCAGCTGGAAACTGGAGAGATGAAACATCTTCCACCCCGGACCAACTTCCGCTGATCTGAACATGGGCTGAATTACAAATCCAGACACCCAACGAAAGACTGCAACCTGCCACTGCATTCAAAACAGGCGCTGTTGGCGCATTTGTATCGATGACAACAGTTTCAGTCGCAGTCACTCCGGAAATCGCGGATCCATCAGACTTCATACCTCGCACTTCCAAAACATACTGCGTCCCTAATGCTGGTGTGACTGATGAAAAAACTTTATTCCATACAAATCCGCCATCAACTCCACAGACGGCAGTTTCAGCAGCGACGACTCCGTCAACGGCCACCGTCACACTGCCAACGCCGCGCGTGCAATGTCCATCGACGCGCACAACTGAAGAAGTCACATAAACTTTTCCACCAGCGTCGACGACCCAGGATCCTCGGGATACATTTTGAATCTTATCAATCGCAATAGAAACTCCGCTTTGCGCCCCGGGAACAATCTGACCGATGTTAATACTTCCATCGCCGTCAAAACAAGAGGTCAGGGACAAAGAGCAAATCAAGACAAATCCCGCTTGAACGAGAGCCTTATGACTTCTCAAAATCATAATTCCTCCTGAGCAGTGGCGCAGTTTTTATTCACAAACATAGGACGCCCTGAAGAGTTCAATAGCTTAATATAAGCACCCGCTACTTGCCCTGCCAGAGCCTTGTTTTTCTCCATGATGCCCACTTTTTCTGCGGACTCACGAGGTTCTGTACGAAGATAACAACTTTTTTTCATAATCCATTTTGAAATGGCGCTCTCGTCCAAATCTGAATTCGATGCCATCGAAGCCAAATTTCTCATTTTAACTTTAAGGGTGTCGCTATCCATTTTTGCTTTTTTGTCTTCGCTATCTAAGCGCGAGATTTCAGTTTTGGTTTTTTCAATCTTCAAGCGAGTCTCTAAAACCATCGCCCGATCCTGCTCCATAGCCATTTGACTTGCTTCATTACGTGATCTTGCAGATGCCAATGCTGCCATAAGTTTGACGTTCTCGGCTTCATACTTGGCTTTTTCCGCCTCGAGAGTCATACGAATCCCGTTATTTTCAGCAATTTGATATTCCATTTTTTTGGCATCAGCCAAAATTTTTGCTTTTGCTTTGGATGTTTGGTTAGCGATTTGAACCATCTCAGCATTCATCGCCACCAATTCTCTTTTGTGTTCTGCTATTTCATTCTGTTGATTGTTCAGAATGTGATTCGCCTGCCTTAATTCGTCGCTGAGCTCATCTCTTTTTTGTTTTGTCGCGGCCAACTGATTAGCGACATCTTCAAGTTCTGATTTACTGCGAACCTGTTCCGCCTCAATGCGCGCTTTTCTGTTCATACTTTTTGAGATATCGCCCTCTGCAGTTGAAATCTCGCGACGCATTTTCTCCATTTCAACCTGCATGTTGTTGATCTTTAACTCCGAATCTCTTTCAGCGATTTTCAGGGCGCGCTCTTGCTGGGCATATTCATTCTTTTTCTTTTCATAGTCGTTCTTAACCTGAGCGAACTCTTGAGAGTACTTATCGATACTTTCTTTTACCAAAGTATAGTCTCTGTCGACTTTGGCTTTACTTGCCTGCACTTGAACAAGATCAGCTTCATAAAACTCTTGTTCCTTTTTCATTTTGTCTTGTTCAATTTTTGCATCTTCAATTTTTCTGCGCTTTATTTGAATCTCGCGTTCAGCATCTTTTTTACGTTGCTCATAGTCTTCTGCATCTTTTACGGCCAGATCCTTAGCGCGCTCTGCCCGCTTGATCTCATCTAATTCTTCCTTACGAGCTTTCTGTAAGGCACCATCAGGATAAAGTTCAGTGGGTGGTATATAAGGGCGTGAAGAGTCGGATACGAAGAAGTTCATTGGCTGACTGGAAGAGGAACGATTAGTAGCAGCCGTCGCACCCTTGATGGAAAGATCCCCGCCATTCGGCGACACTTCAAAGGAGTTTTCATCGGCCTGAGCAAGCAGAATGTTTTTTCCATAGGATGGCGGTACTAAGACCAGCTCAATAAGAATCCCGGCGGCTAAGACATTACGAATACTTTTACGAAGTATTGATTTACCAAAATTTGTTGCATCACAATGCTCCACGAACACCCCACAATAAGAGAATTTCTCAGCTCATATTGTTAATTATCGGTGAAACAAGACAGTTCTGGATAAAATTAAGCCAATTTTCGCATTTCTGGACATTTTAACGGGGTTTGATAAGCAATTTTGAAGATTCAAACCAGACTTAGGATATTAAAAATTGCAGTCATTCAATAAATGAAATTCTTTTACTCACATTTGTATTGTTTATTTCTTATACTTTTATTCAAAATTCATTGTTTGTATAAAACCTCGGTTTTTCCAGACTACAAGCTTTAAACAACACACAACTTTTCACATTTGAAAGCGACTAAAGCCTCGCTCAAAGCCTACAACTTCTTAAATTTTCAGGACTTTTTACCCTGCAAATGTTCGAGAACTTAACTCGATTTTGTTATTTTCTAGTAATATTCGGGTTCCTGCTTGTTTGTTCATACCTATCGTCCGTTAAGACTCTATAAGAATTCTTAACAGGAATGTGAATATGAGTGAGGATGTGAGGAAGAAATCTTTGTTGATCATCAAGGCCAATCCAGCTGGCCTGACTTCCGTTGAGAATTTCCTGAGAAATCGCGAGTGGAAGATCAAATCTACGAGCAACCTTAAAGAGGCTATGATCTTTCTGGTTCAAGAGCAGCCTCAGTTTGTTATGGTCAGCACCAATCATCCAAATAAGAAGGTGCGCAATCTTCCTAAGATTCTTTCACAAGCATTTCCGGTCTGCGTGATTGCCTTTGCTGAAGAATCAAACGCCCTTTCCTTGAAGAATCTCAGTGCCGCAGCCACAGAATACCTGCTCTACCCGCCAGTGACAGGGCCTGCTGTAGAGCGAACCGTGAATAAATACTATAAAGATCAGCAAGCCAAACCCTATTCTCAACAGACAAACCGAATGAGCCTGGGAAAAGGTGACGACAATCACACAATTTCTATTCGCGGTGGCGAAGGCGGCAGTCAAGTCATCGGTGGACAAGGGTTTTCCGGTGGCGCCTCTGCCGCCAGCGTTCTCGCCCAACTATTAGGAGATGACTCTCAATCCAGCTTCACCTCTGGTGATGGTTCCTCTTCGAATACGAACGGCTATATACCAAGTCACAATCAAAATTCTGAAAGTGCCAATGGAAGCTATTTGGGTGGATCAAACCAGCCAAAAAACTCTCACTCAACTTCTGGATTCAGCGATAATGCGACCGATGGTGATCTGGCGGGAGTTTTGAGAGGCACACTTGATCCCAATAAATCTGCAGTCAGCGATGGCGCCTCCAACTCCAGCGGCCCCTTCTCTGCAATGTCAGGGAGTTTAAACCCGAATGATCCGGGCATGGCTGGCGAGGGAATTGGTGCAGGACAAAAACATGCTGGAGTCTACGATCCCGATCCCTATGGAGATGGAAAAAATCACTCTACTCGAAGCGAGCGAAAAAAGTCTGATGTCGCCTGGGGCCCCATTGAGACCAACAAAAACTCAAAGAAACAGCGGCCTGGATTTGAATCTGATTCAGAGAGTGCAAACGAACAAACTGACTCAATCATCTTGCGCGGCACTCGAGAAGCCCTCGAGCAGTCCTGCGTGCGTGGCTCTGCCATTCACGAAGCCCCTATCGAGCAATCTTCGAACGTGGCCTGCATTGTGATTGAGTCTTCCCGTTTCTCTGGCTACCTAATTGCGGCCATGGGTAAAAATAAAATCATTGATGACTCCTTCATTGGCAATGTTCGCGAAAAACTATTTAAATTCCTAAAAACCAACGGCGAACAAATTCAAGAGCAAGAGACAATGAATATTAACATCAAACAGGTCCCCTTCGAAGATTGGGCCTTGGACTATGCGGAGTTTTTGCGTAAATCAATTCACCAGGGCAATGAAGTCGCGATGGCCTTTTTTCCTCGCGCCGATATCAACGCTAAGTTTGAAGAAAGCGCCGATCAAGAAATGGCAGCACTGAACATTGAAGATCTGGCGGCTGATGTCAGAGTGGAATTTAATCTCTATGTTTATCTTCCCCGAAATGGGAAATACGTTCTGTACACTCCCAAAGGAGGCATTTTCTATGGGCACCAGAAGGATCGCCTGATGAAGCAGAATATTAAGAACTTACATCTTTTGAAAATAGACATTCAGGATTTGGATAAATATCGCGCGCAAAACTACCTGAACGCAAAAATCGACGAGTTCGAGAATAAAAAACGTATTGAGCAAATGTTTTCAAATCCACCAGATCTGGCCACCAAAAAAACAGCCTAGATTTCAACCTGACTGCTAATCCAAGCCTCAAGTTCTTTCAATCCTGATGTCAAATCAACAAACTGCGGGTAGAGACCGGCAAAACTTTGCTGAATTGAATCCACTGTATAAGGTTTTCCCTTAAGCGCCAAAGTCATGGCCTCGATCAAATGAGGATACAAACAATCAGAGAAGATCTGCAAATCCGTGATAACGGCCTCATCGACTTTGAAATGAATATCAAAAAATCCCAAAGACAAGTACTCATCCATCTTCTGGTTGAACTCAAGAGTATTTCCATAAAGCCAATTCCAGGAACTTAAAGTTTCGTATTGTCCTTTAAGTTCTTGATTTTCATGCAGGCTCTTCATGCTCAAGAATTCTGTCTCAGCCTTTCCGCCATAGAAGTTTTCGAAAGACTTGATCATGGCCTCAACGATCTCTTCGTGTTTAAGATTCGCTGAAATTTCATTCAAGTTGGCAACCCGCGCACGCACGGACTCTTTTCCTTTGGCCTGCAATTTCTTTGGATTTGGAGTCAGATAGTTACCTAAGCGCATGAGATCTGCATGCAACAACAAAGTTCCATGATGAAACGCGCGATCTTTCTTTTCACGGTAAGCGCTACCGCTGAATTTTCGGGGGCCATCAGCGAAAGGAATCAACAAATCATTGCGACCAGAAGCCTCTCCTTTGATTCCAAAGGTCTTCAGGGCATCAAAGATGATTTGGATGTTGTTTTCACGGCGATAAGATTCTTTAGGAGAAAGGAAGGTAAAATTGGTGTTCCCCATGTCGTGAAAGACGGCTCCACCGCCGGTCGTTCTGCGCGCCAATGTGACCTGGTCTTCCTTCATTTTCGCCAAATTACACTCAGACCAAGGATTCTGATTGCGCCCAATGACGACTGTATTGTCATTTCTCCACAAAAACAGAACCTGGCTTGATGGATCCAGATTGTGAAAAATCCACTCTTCCGTAGCTAGGTTTAAGTGAGGATTAAGGCTTTCTGACAGGAAGATCTTTAATTTCGACATGGGAGGAGCTTAGCAAAGGCTGGAGATTCTGTCATCTTCCCGTGCCCAAAGCAGGTCAAAATCTATAAGATGTCATTTAAGTCTTCTTTTTTACTCAGTTTTGCATTAAAAAACAGACTCATTGAGTGACCTCTTCCCTTGATATCTAACAAAGTCGAAGCAAAGTCGCCTCATAGCAGCACTAGAAAAAGGTTCTTGAAAATGGTCGAAATCGGAAAAGTGAATAAACTAAAAATTGTGAAAAAATCTGATTTCGGACTCTTCCTTGATGGTGGAGATGATGGCGAAATTTTGCTGCCGAAACGTTACGTCCCAGCAGACTATGACCTAGATGGCGAGCTGGAAGTTTTTATTTATGTCGACTCTGAGGATCGTTTGATTGCGACAACAGAAACTCCCCTTGCAAAAGTTGGTGAGTTCGCAAGTCTCCGCGTTGTCTCATTATCTTCTGTTGGCGCGTTCTTGGATTGGGGACTTCCGAAAGATCTTTTCCTTCCGTTCGCCGAAAAAACTCGCGCTTTGCGTGTTGGCGAAAATTGCCTGGTCTACCTTTATGTCGACAACACCGGTCGTATCTGTGCTTCAATGCGCGTCGACCGCTATATTGATAAAAATCCAAGCGAATATACTGCGGGACAAAGTGTTGATTTGATAATCGCTCGCCAGACTGAGTTGGGTATCAATGCGATCATCAATGGACGTCATTGGGGTATTTTATTTAGCAATGAAGTCTTTGAAAGATTGATCCCAGGACAAAAGATCAAAGGTTATATTAAGCAAGTTCGTACTGATGGAAAAATCGATCTCGCGCTTCACAAAACTGGCACTGCTGGTGCTGATGATATTGCAGAGAAAATACTCCGCGCTTTGAATGATGAAGACGGTTATTTGGAAATTAATGACAAGACCTCTGCCGAAATCATTTATGATTATTTTGGAGTGAGTAAGAAGAAGTATAAAATCGCCCTGGGTGGTCTCTATAAGAAGCGTCTGATCACCGTGGATGAAGATGGCATTCGCTTGGTGCCACAGAAGAAGTAATGGTTTTACAGGCCGGCCTGATCGGCCGACCTACCCAATCAATTCGTTCAATCAACTTTTGAGAACAATACAATCAAACCTGTTTTTAATTTGCTACAGGCTTTAAAGGTGGAATCTGAAATCGCTTCCTGCTTGAGACCCGTTCCTACAGCACAAATAAGTTGCTTGTTGGCGTCGGAAACAACTCTGCAGCTGTAGCTTCCATAAGCTTGATCCGTCATCTCTTTTGCTTTGGTATTTTCATCATAAGCCCAAGAAGAGAAATTGCTGAACCTTGAATGGATTTCATAAGGA
This region includes:
- a CDS encoding Ig-like domain-containing protein, which gives rise to MILRSHKALVQAGFVLICSLSLTSCFDGDGSINIGQIVPGAQSGVSIAIDKIQNVSRGSWVVDAGGKVYVTSSVVRVDGHCTRGVGSVTVAVDGVVAAETAVCGVDGGFVWNKVFSSVTPALGTQYVLEVRGMKSDGSAISGVTATETVVIDTNAPTAPVLNAVAGCSLSLGVWICNSAHVQISGSWSGVEDVSSLQFPAGGTVAYPTATTFTYDFDLTEGQTRNLDFTVKDRAGNTSGSSLLSVSYSPTTSALASSVNAGGTVGFAGGPVNTAASMIGSVGSVSGRSLDLNSALPANQRVQLQIGPIAVGAQQLNP
- a CDS encoding coiled-coil domain-containing protein, which gives rise to MEHCDATNFGKSILRKSIRNVLAAGILIELVLVPPSYGKNILLAQADENSFEVSPNGGDLSIKGATAATNRSSSSQPMNFFVSDSSRPYIPPTELYPDGALQKARKEELDEIKRAERAKDLAVKDAEDYEQRKKDAEREIQIKRRKIEDAKIEQDKMKKEQEFYEADLVQVQASKAKVDRDYTLVKESIDKYSQEFAQVKNDYEKKKNEYAQQERALKIAERDSELKINNMQVEMEKMRREISTAEGDISKSMNRKARIEAEQVRSKSELEDVANQLAATKQKRDELSDELRQANHILNNQQNEIAEHKRELVAMNAEMVQIANQTSKAKAKILADAKKMEYQIAENNGIRMTLEAEKAKYEAENVKLMAALASARSRNEASQMAMEQDRAMVLETRLKIEKTKTEISRLDSEDKKAKMDSDTLKVKMRNLASMASNSDLDESAISKWIMKKSCYLRTEPRESAEKVGIMEKNKALAGQVAGAYIKLLNSSGRPMFVNKNCATAQEEL
- a CDS encoding CvfB family protein; translation: MVEIGKVNKLKIVKKSDFGLFLDGGDDGEILLPKRYVPADYDLDGELEVFIYVDSEDRLIATTETPLAKVGEFASLRVVSLSSVGAFLDWGLPKDLFLPFAEKTRALRVGENCLVYLYVDNTGRICASMRVDRYIDKNPSEYTAGQSVDLIIARQTELGINAIINGRHWGILFSNEVFERLIPGQKIKGYIKQVRTDGKIDLALHKTGTAGADDIAEKILRALNDEDGYLEINDKTSAEIIYDYFGVSKKKYKIALGGLYKKRLITVDEDGIRLVPQKK
- a CDS encoding lipoate--protein ligase; the encoded protein is MSKLKIFLSESLNPHLNLATEEWIFHNLDPSSQVLFLWRNDNTVVIGRNQNPWSECNLAKMKEDQVTLARRTTGGGAVFHDMGNTNFTFLSPKESYRRENNIQIIFDALKTFGIKGEASGRNDLLIPFADGPRKFSGSAYREKKDRAFHHGTLLLHADLMRLGNYLTPNPKKLQAKGKESVRARVANLNEISANLKHEEIVEAMIKSFENFYGGKAETEFLSMKSLHENQELKGQYETLSSWNWLYGNTLEFNQKMDEYLSLGFFDIHFKVDEAVITDLQIFSDCLYPHLIEAMTLALKGKPYTVDSIQQSFAGLYPQFVDLTSGLKELEAWISSQVEI
- a CDS encoding substrate-binding periplasmic protein, encoding MKRAELIGFIVLFVSLAQAKRQTASAPTVIRINYSAAQNAPELTYEEELITLLLDKTKSKYGAYRLQRTFVGASQNRAILELDKNTLDVFSTMTSHEREELAHPIRYCMYKGLLGVRAALIKNDSNKELEKIASLQNLRRYKIGQAFDWPDHFIQESSGLNVMSFPNLDKGIRQLRESRIDLLPLGIVEIYPVAAKNHLKVINSWVLAYLAPYYYFVSKSNSTLIRRLEEGFELTIKDGSFDALFNKKIGPLLKEAHLDQRKVIYLRNPMLPDDLPLQNKERWHPFVRQQLIPREQRSRN